Proteins from a single region of Argopecten irradians isolate NY chromosome 7, Ai_NY, whole genome shotgun sequence:
- the LOC138327366 gene encoding probable ribosome production factor 1 isoform X2 — translation MSEFDVKSVPSDSPRDVATQIDEEEETDAEPEKEVLVTESVQQQSRSESQGKMSEDSKHEEKIESDLVKVPPENENETKDNDNADDDDDDDDDDDEEEEEERRRRRRRRKRETKRLWIPNPTVPL, via the exons ATGTCTGAATTTGACGTTAAAAGTGTCCCGTCTGATTCTCCCAGAGACGTCGCGACTCAG ATAGACGAGGAAGAGGAGACTGATGCAGAGCCTGAAAAAGAGGTACTTGTTACGGAATCTGTACAGCAGCAATCTCGATCTGAAAGTCAGGGAAAAATGTCAGAGGATTCAAAACACGAAGAGAAAATTGAGTCAGATCTGGTAAAAGTTCCTCCAGAAAACGAGAATGAGACGAAAGATAATGATAATGctgacgacgacgacgacgacgatgatgatgatgatgaggaggaggaggaggagaggaggaggaggagaaggaggagaAAGAGAGAGACGAAAAGGCTATGGATACCGAACCCGACAGTCCCCCTGTAA
- the LOC138327366 gene encoding uncharacterized protein isoform X1, with product MSEFDVKSVPSDSPRDVATQNVAQSESDDKSQPEQIDEEEETDAEPEKEVLVTESVQQQSRSESQGKMSEDSKHEEKIESDLVKVPPENENETKDNDNADDDDDDDDDDDEEEEEERRRRRRRRKRETKRLWIPNPTVPL from the exons ATGTCTGAATTTGACGTTAAAAGTGTCCCGTCTGATTCTCCCAGAGACGTCGCGACTCAG AATGTAGCTCAGTCAGAATCAGACGACAAATCTCAACCCGAACAGATAGACGAGGAAGAGGAGACTGATGCAGAGCCTGAAAAAGAGGTACTTGTTACGGAATCTGTACAGCAGCAATCTCGATCTGAAAGTCAGGGAAAAATGTCAGAGGATTCAAAACACGAAGAGAAAATTGAGTCAGATCTGGTAAAAGTTCCTCCAGAAAACGAGAATGAGACGAAAGATAATGATAATGctgacgacgacgacgacgacgatgatgatgatgatgaggaggaggaggaggagaggaggaggaggagaaggaggagaAAGAGAGAGACGAAAAGGCTATGGATACCGAACCCGACAGTCCCCCTGTAA